TCTGTGTATCCTTAAAAACCACATCGGTATAAAACCAAATATCTGTACCTGGTGTCATCGGTGTCCAAGTATTTCCAGCATCGGAGGTTTTACCGGCGTAAGCGCTCCACCCTACAACATAACCTGTATAAGAATCTGGAAAACTGATACCTTCAATACCTTGATCGGTTCCGGTCCAAATTTGTTCCCAGCTATCGCCGGCATCGTAGGTTCGTAAAACTATGCCATCGCCGTTGTAGGTAACAGATTGTCCTGCGGCAAATCCAAGTGAGTTTTGATTATCTGGAAATTCAATACCGGTAAAAATATAATTATAACCCGTATTTAACTTTTCCCATTCTGTTGGGGTTGTAATTTCTGTATACGAAGTACCCGACAACAGGTTACCATCGCCAGAAAATCTAACTGCGCCGCCTACACCTTGACCGGGTGCGGCACCGCCAATTATTTCGAACGTATTAGTATCCGGATTCCAAAGTGAATACGGTCCGGCTTGGGCTTCATACCCAGAAATTACACCTTCATTAGAAACGCCTTGTGTTTCGAAAAAAGTTGGCTTTACCACAAATTGGGCAAAAATGCTACCTGAACTAATAGCAAAGACAGTTAGAAATAGTAATAGTGTTTTTTTCATTTTAAAAGTTTTTGTTGATTAAATTGAAGTCCTTTAACTGAAAGCTAAAGTAGAGGGTGTATTACTATTATAAAAGGAAGTATCTTTTAAAATTCACGAATTTAAAAAGCACAAATTACGTGTAAAATATTGATAGTCAATATTTTAAATTGATGTAAAAATATATTGGGATATTGGTAGAGTAAGTGTGAAAAAACTAACTTTTTAACTCATTTTCTAGCTTTTTCAACTCCTTTTCCCAACGAATTATGGTACGGATAAGAAGGAAAAGTGCTACTGCAATTACAATTATGAAGATAATTTGAATGGGTAAAAAATCCTTTCGGAGGTTCTCAATTTCTTTCGCTTTTGCACGGGTTAAATTTAGAAGAGATTGATTGATGGTTTTTCTTTCCGAAATTTTATTGGCTTTTTTTATCGCCACATATTTATTTTGATAAAGCGTATATTTTTCCCAATTGCCAGTGGCGAGATAATTATTTGCCAATCCTTCATAAATTTCTCGGTTTAGAACAAGATCACCCACATTGCCGGAAATAGCCAAAGCATCGTTTAGTAGCGCCAAAGCTTCATTGTGATTTCCGTTTAAAGCTTCCGTTTCGGCCAATCCTTTTTTGCCAAATGCAATCAAACTTTTGGCATCATCAATTTGGGCATGTTCAATAGATTTTAGAAAACTTATCTTCGCCTGTGTAAGATCATTAATTTCCAATAAACAATTGCCCTTGTTGTAAAAACAAATACTCAAGTTGGCATGCATAATTGGTTTACGTCCAACAGTAGTGGTATAAGCTGCTATGGCTTCGTCAAAATATTTTAGAGCGATGTTGCAATTAGTCTGTTTGCGATAAATAAACCCCCGTAATATTGAGTTATACCCCAAAAAGGTTTGGACGGAATCTTGAACAGGATATTTTTCGATTAAGATCAGCGATTCATCAAGATATTCCAAAGCTTTGTCATAAATCTGAAGCTCTTGATAATGAGCGCCAATTCTATTTAGAATATTCATTTTTTGAAAATCGTTGGTAACTTGCGGGATTAGTTTGTTTATTGCCGCGATATATTCCGAAGCTTTTTCATAATCGCGCTTAGAAGAATACGCAGTAGAAATTACCAATAGTGCGTTAATCTTATTCCGAACGGTAATCTGTGGGTTATCCAGGGCTTTTGTAACAATTAAAATGGCTTCTTCCGGATTTTCATAAATTTGTTTATTTGCACTCTTTAAAATGCTATCCACATCTTTTTGCGAATGCATTATTTGAGCAAAAAGGAATATTCCTGCAAAAAATAGGATGGCACTATATTTATTCCACTTCCTCATAAACAGGTTTTGAAGATTTTTTTGAAGATTTTAATAAATCGATAAAAACAGTTGGCGATATGCCGGTAACTGCTTTAAAAACGGTAGCAAAACTACTGTGGGAAGAAAAACCGCTCTCCTCTGCCAAATAACTAATTTTATACTGAAGATACGTTCTATTGCTTTTTAACTTGTCTATAATATAATTAATACGAAGCTCATTAATGTAACTGTTGAAATTTTTTCCCTTATGCGAATTTATTACCTCCGAAAGATATTTAGTGTTTGTATCTAGGTTTGCTGCCAATAGCGCCAACGACATGTCCTGTTTGGTAAATTGTTTCGATTTTTCAAACTGGGCCAATTTGTTAACCAACGCATTTTCGGTTTCCTGCGGAATGTTGAGTCCTTTTGAAACTTCTTTTATCGGAACAATCTCTACTGGATTTTTTCTATTTTCAAAAAAGGTTAAAAACCGATTGTACTGTTTTGCTCGTCTTCGATATCGAAAACGCAGTAGGAGCCAGATAAGTATAATCAATGCCAAAAATGCCGATGATATTAGCATGTTTTTGGTAAACTTCAACTTTAAAATGTCTCTTTTGGCTGTATTGTTTTTATTTACATAATTGTAAATGGCGTTTACTGCTTGCTCTTCCGCTGTTTCAACTTCATCATCTAATTGTTGTACATTTTTTTTATAGGAATAGAATTGTGATGTGTTTTTTAATGCCAAATAAACAGATGAAAGATTTTCCGAAATCTGCGATTGGTAAGTAATATTTTCGAACAATTTGGCAATTTGCAATGCAGTTTGGTACGATTCAATAGCTTTTGCATACTCTTGCCTTAAAAAAAACAATTCCCCCATTTTGTTTAGAACTACCATTTTTAAATAGTTGTTGGGCTGTTGCCCGCCGGTAGTTTCAAGAATTGTGTTAAGGTGGGCCTGCGCGGTATCTACGCTGTAGAGCTTTGGATATATTTCAGCAATTGAAACAATAG
This region of Aequorivita marisscotiae genomic DNA includes:
- a CDS encoding tetratricopeptide repeat protein yields the protein MRKWNKYSAILFFAGIFLFAQIMHSQKDVDSILKSANKQIYENPEEAILIVTKALDNPQITVRNKINALLVISTAYSSKRDYEKASEYIAAINKLIPQVTNDFQKMNILNRIGAHYQELQIYDKALEYLDESLILIEKYPVQDSVQTFLGYNSILRGFIYRKQTNCNIALKYFDEAIAAYTTTVGRKPIMHANLSICFYNKGNCLLEINDLTQAKISFLKSIEHAQIDDAKSLIAFGKKGLAETEALNGNHNEALALLNDALAISGNVGDLVLNREIYEGLANNYLATGNWEKYTLYQNKYVAIKKANKISERKTINQSLLNLTRAKAKEIENLRKDFLPIQIIFIIVIAVALFLLIRTIIRWEKELKKLENELKS
- a CDS encoding helix-turn-helix domain-containing protein, which gives rise to MLFFTLNAIGQNDGDYAEMLLNAETILYTQPDESIKIANHVLQNSENSNQLLKAYLLNTTAYYLKGAFEDAVKAGVEAKILAEASTNVSMQLQATMASIPILNHLGLDIVAQQYYKNTKVLATTLTQVDSLYLKGGNALVQAYQASEKDKWQEAFTYFEQANSFFKNIPDPVLVNETIVSIAEIYPKLYSVDTAQAHLNTILETTGGQQPNNYLKMVVLNKMGELFFLRQEYAKAIESYQTALQIAKLFENITYQSQISENLSSVYLALKNTSQFYSYKKNVQQLDDEVETAEEQAVNAIYNYVNKNNTAKRDILKLKFTKNMLISSAFLALIILIWLLLRFRYRRRAKQYNRFLTFFENRKNPVEIVPIKEVSKGLNIPQETENALVNKLAQFEKSKQFTKQDMSLALLAANLDTNTKYLSEVINSHKGKNFNSYINELRINYIIDKLKSNRTYLQYKISYLAEESGFSSHSSFATVFKAVTGISPTVFIDLLKSSKKSSKPVYEEVE